From the genome of Scytonema hofmannii PCC 7110, one region includes:
- a CDS encoding polyphosphate kinase 2 family protein — protein MNTSSHLSYQVRPDKPIVLADVDPNASENYKNKKNVEDELEYQRQRLQNLQERLYAEHQRSLLIVLQAMDTGGKDGTIKHVFSGINPQGCHVWSFKTPSGEELSHDFLWRYHHRVPPQGMISIFNRSHYEDVLIVRVKQIVPQEVWKKRYQLINEFEHMLTLNKIRVIKFFLHISKDEQKRRLESRLQNPDKYWKFSHSDIKERLFWDDYQAAFEDAINHCSTAYAPWYVVPANKKWYRNLVVARTIADTLESMNPQYPAAEKGLDKIVVPD, from the coding sequence CTTAGCTACCAAGTTCGACCAGACAAACCAATTGTCTTAGCTGATGTCGATCCCAATGCCTCTGAAAACTACAAAAACAAAAAAAACGTTGAAGATGAACTAGAATACCAGCGCCAGCGCCTTCAAAACTTGCAAGAGAGATTGTATGCAGAACACCAGCGCAGTCTACTCATTGTGTTGCAAGCAATGGACACAGGTGGCAAAGATGGCACAATCAAACACGTTTTTAGCGGAATTAACCCCCAAGGCTGTCACGTGTGGTCGTTCAAAACACCTAGTGGAGAGGAATTAAGCCATGATTTTCTCTGGCGTTACCATCACCGAGTCCCACCACAAGGAATGATTTCTATCTTTAACCGCTCTCACTACGAAGATGTTCTGATTGTTAGGGTAAAGCAGATAGTACCTCAAGAGGTTTGGAAAAAACGTTATCAACTTATTAATGAGTTTGAGCATATGCTCACTCTTAACAAGATTAGGGTAATTAAGTTTTTCCTTCATATTTCTAAAGACGAACAGAAAAGACGGTTGGAAAGTCGATTACAAAACCCAGATAAGTATTGGAAATTTTCTCATAGTGACATTAAAGAACGCCTGTTTTGGGATGACTACCAAGCAGCCTTTGAGGACGCAATTAATCATTGCTCAACGGCTTATGCTCCGTGGTATGTAGTACCAGCAAACAAGAAGTGGTATCGAAATCTAGTTGTTGCCCGTACAATCGCTGATACACTTGAATCAATGAATCCACAATACCCAGCAGCAGAAAAGGGCTTGGACAAGATTGTTGTTCCAGATTAG
- a CDS encoding TIGR03985 family CRISPR-associated protein, with translation MTEDLFLPLTPEILQWLAAGQLANRLQRSLRLWVLVNKLYSTQTNWVNKLPTPFTYSQLRDYLFAYRHPKSDRLNAQDITAQCGDRSCICHKTFSEIVFEQNFYLSVDKWQQSMIQLTGITEEELQKGLQQRPFATVHRSLRDDLKQLVRLGWLQTETQKYRSVLVQDLPTPPTQTTTELSLLSLDLAQTWELLQILESISFVQPNLSLIIGKLWEQIANSSASRGLYAKDPHQRIFLHLDYILSQQMQDRVDNYQEQLEQLWRKPPGSVVQFEYWIAATENKVKVTVYPVCLHYRRRAKYLSAYGTDPHGNIAWHNYRLDRIACDRLQALTWDDPLIPKILKQMWHTGNLPVPSYVDAELKAAWGFNFYLKKELLVLRFPTDFAKWYVENTTRHPTFCAVSYDQLPKLIVKNISNEQERQQLLEIISQRSKDDAYYNAWIRASDINVLMRLREWRPKGEVIAPLSIRQQMIAEAAQELANYSEK, from the coding sequence TTGACTGAAGATTTGTTTCTCCCACTTACCCCAGAAATTTTGCAATGGCTGGCTGCAGGACAACTTGCCAATCGGCTACAACGATCGCTGCGGTTGTGGGTGCTCGTCAACAAACTCTACAGTACTCAGACAAACTGGGTAAACAAACTCCCAACACCATTCACATATTCTCAATTGCGGGATTACTTATTTGCCTACCGCCATCCTAAAAGCGATCGCCTAAACGCTCAAGACATCACCGCGCAATGTGGCGATCGCAGTTGCATTTGCCATAAAACTTTTTCAGAAATAGTCTTCGAGCAAAACTTCTATCTGAGTGTTGACAAATGGCAACAATCCATGATTCAACTAACAGGAATAACTGAAGAGGAACTACAAAAGGGACTGCAACAGCGTCCTTTTGCCACCGTGCATCGTTCTCTCAGGGATGACCTCAAGCAACTCGTCCGCCTGGGTTGGTTGCAGACAGAGACACAAAAGTATCGCTCTGTTCTGGTACAAGATTTACCCACTCCCCCAACTCAAACAACCACAGAACTCAGTCTGCTTTCTCTAGACCTAGCACAGACATGGGAACTACTGCAAATCTTAGAATCAATCTCCTTCGTACAGCCAAACCTATCGTTAATTATAGGAAAGTTATGGGAGCAAATAGCCAACTCTTCTGCCTCTAGAGGGCTTTATGCCAAAGACCCGCACCAAAGAATATTCCTGCACCTAGACTATATCCTTTCCCAACAAATGCAAGACCGAGTCGATAATTATCAGGAACAGCTAGAACAGCTTTGGCGCAAACCCCCTGGTAGCGTAGTGCAATTCGAGTATTGGATAGCAGCAACAGAGAACAAAGTCAAAGTCACTGTTTACCCAGTTTGCCTGCATTACCGACGCCGTGCTAAATACCTCAGTGCATATGGCACAGACCCCCATGGTAATATAGCATGGCACAACTACCGCCTAGACCGCATTGCTTGCGATCGCCTGCAAGCCCTGACATGGGACGATCCCCTGATTCCCAAAATATTAAAGCAGATGTGGCATACAGGAAATTTACCTGTACCATCATATGTTGACGCAGAACTGAAAGCTGCTTGGGGTTTTAATTTTTATCTTAAAAAAGAATTACTCGTTCTCCGTTTTCCAACAGATTTTGCCAAGTGGTACGTGGAAAACACGACAAGACATCCTACCTTTTGTGCAGTTTCCTACGACCAACTCCCAAAATTAATTGTTAAAAATATTTCAAACGAGCAAGAACGCCAACAGTTGTTAGAAATTATCAGTCAACGTTCTAAAGACGATGCTTATTACAACGCCTGGATACGAGCTAGCGATATCAACGTCCTGATGCGCCTGCGAGAATGGCGACCAAAAGGCGAAGTTATTGCGCCCTTATCCATTCGGCAACAAATGATAGCAGAAGCAGCACAAGAATTAGCTAATTATTCTGAAAAATAA
- the crn3 gene encoding CRISPR-associated ring nuclease Crn3/Csx3, whose translation MNIVVTITDLIEDPSSTEYAIMTEKQRLPIHMSEVTIAALRLHLSESVVVQGFRYQVLSIELTRSDRLIEPQDIQNLELPVGIDSTGGVAISGRAPMWLYSYLTHKLNRTDWVACYDPRLGAVVSVTNSHQVRIGQVIPINLSNGRQNHAPGKEKRNIEAGLCPALMIVGPPDSGKSVLSHALFQALLSEHPEIYLQRAHWDGEGNYILELSAEATHDEIEAFKKQNKGALTERFFPYHAQAILQLRKQKSLVIVDVGGMVQPEKLPILEACTHYLIISSKPEKVDAWHEFCRDRGNLIPVAVIHSRLEEIEEVHKQEPYLEITCGPWVRGRVKSVPESILKCVKSTFISKK comes from the coding sequence ATGAATATAGTTGTAACAATAACAGATTTAATAGAAGACCCCTCTTCTACTGAATATGCCATAATGACAGAGAAACAAAGATTACCAATCCACATGAGTGAGGTCACTATCGCAGCTTTGCGCCTGCATCTGAGTGAATCAGTTGTAGTACAGGGTTTTAGATACCAGGTGCTGTCAATTGAATTGACCAGAAGCGATCGTCTGATAGAACCGCAAGATATACAAAACTTAGAATTACCTGTTGGTATCGATAGCACTGGTGGCGTGGCGATTTCCGGTCGCGCACCGATGTGGCTCTATTCTTACCTCACTCACAAACTAAATCGTACCGATTGGGTGGCTTGCTATGACCCCCGTTTAGGAGCAGTGGTGTCCGTCACAAACTCCCATCAAGTCCGTATCGGTCAAGTCATTCCTATCAATCTATCAAATGGACGCCAAAATCATGCACCTGGGAAGGAAAAAAGAAACATAGAAGCTGGGCTGTGTCCGGCGTTGATGATAGTAGGACCGCCAGATAGCGGTAAAAGCGTACTATCTCATGCTTTGTTTCAAGCTTTATTATCCGAACATCCTGAGATTTACTTACAACGCGCTCACTGGGATGGAGAAGGGAACTACATTTTGGAATTAAGTGCAGAGGCGACTCATGATGAGATCGAAGCCTTCAAGAAACAGAATAAGGGGGCTTTGACAGAACGGTTTTTTCCCTATCATGCTCAAGCAATATTACAACTGCGGAAGCAAAAGTCTTTGGTGATTGTGGATGTTGGTGGGATGGTACAGCCAGAGAAACTGCCTATTTTAGAAGCTTGTACTCACTATTTGATTATTAGTTCCAAGCCAGAAAAAGTGGATGCTTGGCATGAGTTTTGTCGGGACAGGGGAAATTTAATACCAGTAGCAGTTATTCACAGTCGTTTGGAGGAGATAGAGGAGGTTCACAAGCAGGAGCCATATTTGGAAATAACTTGCGGTCCTTGGGTGCGGGGACGGGTAAAAAGTGTTCCGGAATCTATACTCAAGTGCGTGAAGTCAACTTTTATATCAAAAAAATAA